In Candidatus Polarisedimenticolia bacterium, a single genomic region encodes these proteins:
- a CDS encoding energy transducer TonB: MFPSASAAATGSAAPGASALDGVEVTYEDSQKITWYSPKIEPWRMLDFWIYPTIARADDGPRKLLIVIIVKDPSKGRPTSLQIEAGEEAWIVPVLDSEKIKTHDSGCRVTQTIFLQNQASSVLKLADATQASIALVGYQHTVHYTMTADDLANFRRIAALWSAPVLPPMPSRPIEEGVPAGTVAAGEGGVTNPVPIRSSRVEPRFPRFAQGKRAYGPVVLGAVVHKDGTVGEIEVRQGAGGDCGFEESAIEAVRKWRYKPATVDGRPVDVYFTIVVDFVYRR; this comes from the coding sequence ATGTTTCCATCGGCTTCAGCCGCTGCAACGGGGTCGGCAGCCCCCGGCGCGTCCGCCCTGGACGGCGTCGAGGTAACCTACGAGGATAGCCAGAAGATCACCTGGTACAGTCCGAAGATCGAACCGTGGAGGATGCTCGATTTCTGGATCTACCCCACCATCGCGCGCGCGGACGACGGGCCACGGAAGCTCCTCATTGTCATCATTGTGAAGGATCCCTCCAAGGGGCGTCCAACGTCGCTTCAAATAGAAGCCGGAGAGGAGGCCTGGATCGTCCCGGTCCTGGATTCGGAGAAAATCAAGACTCACGACTCGGGCTGCCGCGTGACCCAGACCATTTTCCTGCAGAACCAGGCCTCGTCGGTGCTGAAACTGGCCGATGCCACACAGGCCAGCATCGCTCTCGTGGGCTATCAGCACACCGTGCACTACACGATGACTGCTGACGACCTGGCAAACTTCAGGCGAATCGCTGCTCTGTGGAGCGCGCCGGTGCTGCCACCGATGCCGTCCAGACCGATCGAGGAGGGCGTGCCCGCAGGCACGGTGGCGGCCGGTGAGGGCGGCGTCACCAACCCTGTGCCCATCCGTTCCTCGAGGGTGGAGCCGCGGTTTCCCAGGTTCGCCCAGGGCAAGAGAGCCTACGGACCAGTCGTGCTCGGGGCGGTGGTCCACAAGGACGGCACCGTCGGTGAGATCGAGGTCAGGCAGGGTGCAGGCGGTGACTGTGGGTTCGAGGAATCGGCGATCGAAGCGGTCCGCAAGTGGCGCTACAAGCCCGCCACGGTGGACGGCCGGCCGGTCGATGTCTACTTCACGATAGTCGTCGACTTTGTCTACCGCAGATAA
- a CDS encoding protein kinase: MGEVYKARDTRLDRIVAIKVLPAHVSSNPDLRARFEREARALSGFQHPHICSLYDVGRQEDPGGSVDFLVMEYLEGDTLAARLARGALPTPELLRIAIAVADALDKAHRQGVVHRDLKPGNIILTKGGAKLLDFGLAKERRAGLAVDSMTAMPTQAQPLTAQGTIVGTFQYMAPEQIEGAEADARADIFSFGTVLYEMATGRCPFEGKTQASVIAAILAAEPPPITALRPAAPAALDRVIRTCLAKDPDERFQSAHDLLLQLRFIAADSSTPAAAAVAGRRGRLRGDPRLAWGVAALSSILAVAAGFMLMRAPGPAPQPVLRAVILPPEKVALDVTGDFAGPAVISPDGRQVAFVARADGIKSIWVRPLDTSAAHRLDDTEGASFPFWSADSRQIGFFAEGKVRRTPAAGGPTAIVTDAPNARGGSWSKDNVIVFSPDYQGGLLRVPASGGAAVPATRIDSHKHSTHRWPFFLPDGRHFLYLATNHAGGDPQSNGIYLASIDGDEPRFVMPCVSNAVYANGRILFHAQTALMAQPFDLAGGRLLGEPTALVDGVQFDPGVWRMVASVSETGTMVYIRGSAVLGSELAWFDRNGKEVGSRLPRDSYRDPSISPDGRKLAVALGDPLRTIWIIDLAQGTRARLTFDTAIHINPAWSPDGRSVAYTSGTQPGASIHRKGVDGTKPDELLVEEKDATLQWPAFSPDGKLLVYLRATGPSGNGVYAMPLTGERTPRVVVPSPSAQTLLNYPRVSPDGRWLAYSSNESGRSQVYVTSFPGGSGKWQVSSVSGDMPAWRRDGKEIYFVSGSELQAANVNAAGSQFNPGTPRTLARLGNAIANGRIFDAMPDGSRFIAPIVPTDTASPMHLLVNWPAELEAKR, from the coding sequence ATGGGCGAGGTCTACAAGGCGCGCGACACCCGGCTCGACCGCATCGTCGCCATCAAGGTCCTGCCGGCGCACGTCTCGTCGAACCCCGATCTCCGGGCGCGCTTCGAGCGCGAGGCGCGGGCCCTGTCCGGATTCCAGCACCCGCACATCTGCAGCCTGTACGACGTCGGGCGCCAGGAAGACCCCGGCGGGTCGGTCGATTTCCTCGTCATGGAGTACCTCGAGGGGGACACGCTCGCGGCGCGCCTCGCACGCGGCGCGTTGCCGACGCCGGAGCTGCTGCGCATCGCCATCGCGGTCGCCGATGCCCTCGACAAGGCGCACCGGCAGGGCGTCGTGCACCGCGATCTCAAGCCGGGCAACATCATCCTGACCAAGGGCGGCGCGAAGCTGCTCGACTTCGGCCTGGCGAAGGAGCGGCGTGCAGGCCTGGCCGTCGACTCGATGACCGCGATGCCGACCCAGGCGCAGCCGCTCACGGCGCAAGGCACGATCGTCGGCACCTTTCAGTACATGGCGCCGGAGCAGATCGAGGGCGCCGAGGCCGATGCGCGCGCCGACATCTTCTCCTTCGGCACCGTCCTCTACGAGATGGCGACCGGCCGGTGTCCGTTCGAGGGGAAGACGCAGGCCAGCGTGATCGCCGCGATCCTCGCCGCCGAGCCGCCGCCGATCACCGCGCTGCGCCCGGCGGCCCCCGCCGCCCTCGATCGCGTCATCCGCACCTGTCTTGCGAAGGATCCGGACGAGCGCTTCCAGTCGGCGCACGACCTGCTGCTGCAGCTGCGCTTCATCGCCGCCGACAGCTCCACGCCGGCCGCGGCCGCCGTCGCCGGACGGCGCGGGCGGCTCCGGGGCGACCCGCGTCTCGCCTGGGGTGTGGCCGCGCTGTCCTCGATCCTGGCGGTTGCGGCGGGCTTCATGCTGATGCGCGCCCCCGGGCCCGCGCCGCAGCCGGTCCTGCGCGCCGTCATCCTGCCGCCGGAGAAGGTGGCCCTCGACGTCACCGGCGATTTCGCCGGACCGGCGGTCATCTCGCCCGACGGAAGGCAGGTCGCCTTCGTGGCCCGCGCCGACGGGATCAAGTCGATCTGGGTGCGCCCTCTCGACACCTCGGCGGCGCACCGCCTCGACGACACCGAGGGGGCCTCGTTCCCGTTCTGGTCCGCCGACAGCCGGCAGATCGGGTTCTTCGCGGAGGGCAAGGTCAGGCGGACCCCGGCCGCCGGCGGCCCGACCGCGATCGTGACGGATGCGCCCAACGCACGCGGCGGCTCGTGGAGCAAGGACAACGTCATCGTCTTCTCACCGGACTACCAGGGCGGGCTCCTGCGCGTCCCCGCCTCCGGGGGCGCCGCGGTGCCCGCGACGCGCATCGATTCGCACAAGCACTCCACGCACCGCTGGCCGTTCTTTCTGCCCGACGGGAGGCACTTCCTCTACCTCGCCACCAATCACGCCGGGGGCGATCCCCAGTCGAACGGCATCTACCTCGCATCGATCGACGGCGACGAGCCGCGATTCGTGATGCCGTGCGTCTCGAACGCCGTCTACGCCAACGGCCGGATCCTGTTCCACGCCCAGACGGCCCTCATGGCGCAGCCATTCGACCTGGCAGGCGGGCGCCTCCTGGGCGAGCCGACCGCCCTGGTTGACGGGGTGCAGTTCGATCCCGGCGTCTGGCGGATGGTCGCCAGCGTTTCCGAGACCGGGACGATGGTGTACATCCGCGGTTCGGCCGTCCTCGGTTCCGAGCTGGCCTGGTTCGACCGCAACGGCAAGGAGGTCGGGTCGCGCCTGCCGCGGGACAGTTACCGCGACCCGAGCATCTCCCCCGACGGCAGGAAGCTCGCCGTCGCCCTCGGCGATCCGCTGCGCACCATCTGGATCATCGATCTCGCCCAGGGCACGCGGGCGCGCCTGACGTTCGACACCGCGATTCACATCAATCCCGCCTGGTCGCCCGACGGCAGGTCCGTCGCCTACACCTCCGGCACGCAGCCCGGCGCCAGCATCCACCGGAAGGGCGTGGACGGCACGAAACCCGACGAGCTGCTCGTCGAGGAGAAGGACGCCACGCTGCAGTGGCCGGCCTTCTCGCCGGACGGCAAACTCCTCGTCTACCTGCGGGCGACCGGGCCTTCGGGCAACGGAGTCTATGCCATGCCCCTGACCGGCGAGCGGACGCCGCGGGTCGTGGTCCCCTCTCCGTCGGCGCAGACGCTGCTCAATTATCCGCGCGTCTCGCCCGACGGGCGCTGGCTGGCGTACTCCTCCAACGAAAGCGGACGCTCCCAGGTCTACGTGACCTCCTTCCCGGGCGGCTCCGGCAAGTGGCAGGTCTCGAGCGTCAGCGGCGACATGCCGGCCTGGCGGCGCGACGGCAAGGAGATCTACTTCGTGAGCGGCAGCGAGCTGCAGGCGGCCAACGTCAACGCGGCCGGCAGCCAGTTCAACCCGGGCACGCCCCGGACCCTCGCGCGCCTCGGCAACGCCATCGCGAACGGACGCATCTTCGACGCCATGCCGGATGGCAGCCGATTCATCGCGCCCATCGTGCCCACCGACACCGCATCCCCCATGCACCTCCTGGTCAACTGGCCCGCCGAGCTCGAAGCGAAGAGGTAG
- a CDS encoding serine hydrolase — MIGASMAAYAHGGPPAAGGARVVNPGVERHRGPDLKSNVALVIDAERGETLYAKRSALVAPIASITKLMTAMVVLDAQLPLDEPIEIDRADVDTRKHTRSRLPVGAQLGRGELLVLALMASENRAATALARTYPGGTAACLEAMNRKANELRMLRSRFTDPAGLSGENVSSAEDLSRMVLAAAGYPAIREATTRSFHSVTLADGRVLEFRNSDGLVNNKTWTIGLSKTGYINEAGRCLVLQAEIAARQIVIVLLNSWGKYTRLGDANRIRKWMEAAVPRPGTVGETIPRAEPARAEGGRSRP; from the coding sequence GTGATCGGCGCTTCGATGGCGGCCTACGCCCACGGCGGTCCGCCGGCGGCCGGCGGCGCGAGGGTGGTGAACCCCGGGGTGGAACGGCACCGCGGCCCGGATCTCAAATCGAACGTGGCGCTGGTGATCGACGCGGAGCGGGGGGAGACACTGTACGCGAAACGCTCCGCGCTGGTCGCCCCGATCGCGTCCATCACCAAGCTGATGACCGCCATGGTCGTGCTGGACGCGCAGCTCCCGCTCGACGAGCCCATCGAGATCGACCGCGCAGACGTGGACACTCGCAAGCACACCCGCTCGCGGCTGCCGGTGGGGGCGCAGCTCGGGCGAGGGGAGCTGCTCGTGCTGGCCTTGATGGCATCCGAGAACCGGGCGGCGACCGCGCTGGCGCGGACCTATCCGGGAGGGACCGCGGCGTGCCTCGAGGCGATGAACCGCAAGGCGAACGAGCTGAGGATGCTGCGGAGCCGCTTCACCGACCCGGCCGGCCTCTCGGGCGAGAACGTGTCCAGCGCCGAGGACCTGTCCCGGATGGTCCTGGCCGCGGCGGGGTACCCGGCAATTCGCGAGGCCACGACCAGGTCCTTCCACTCGGTCACGCTCGCCGACGGCCGGGTGCTGGAGTTCCGCAACTCCGACGGGCTGGTGAACAACAAGACCTGGACCATCGGCCTGTCGAAGACCGGTTACATCAACGAGGCCGGGCGGTGCCTGGTGTTGCAGGCGGAGATCGCGGCGCGGCAGATCGTCATCGTGCTCCTCAATTCCTGGGGCAAGTACACGCGCCTCGGGGACGCCAATCGGATCCGCAAGTGGATGGAGGCCGCCGTTCCTCGTCCGGGAACGGTGGGCGAGACGATCCCGCGGGCCGAGCCGGCCCGCGCGGAGGGAGGGCGCTCGCGCCCCTGA
- a CDS encoding aminotransferase class V-fold PLP-dependent enzyme, giving the protein MSDLTPIVAPGDFPASGKSVYLNTASVCLMYSGAERAVVEWTHDLAENGTIHFDEAAEERAFATLHASAARLFNCRPEEIAVGSSATELLASLAWAVAPAAGSNIVSTGLEFPSTLYPWARVARHTGAEIRLAGMKGDHPLADDLIGLIDRGTAVVCVSDVMYSTGRRLDVARLAEAAHRSGALLVIDATQSAGGIPIDVGALEADALITASYKWLCGPFGVAVMYLAPHLHERLEPGLVGFRSHERMWDLRADRLKLPPNAHRFEFSTMAYGCAPALASSIDYLLRLDVGRIFSRNKKLADLLIEGLRERNAEILSPTDDGARSSIVATRFADTDVRILAERLNEAGIVVSARRNVLRFSPHLYNDAEDIQQALTAIDRCLT; this is encoded by the coding sequence TTGTCCGACCTGACCCCCATTGTCGCACCGGGCGACTTTCCCGCGAGCGGGAAGAGCGTCTACCTCAACACCGCTTCCGTCTGCCTCATGTACAGCGGCGCCGAGCGGGCGGTGGTCGAATGGACGCACGATCTGGCCGAGAACGGAACGATCCATTTCGACGAGGCCGCCGAGGAGCGGGCTTTCGCGACACTCCACGCATCGGCCGCGCGGTTGTTCAACTGCCGTCCCGAGGAGATCGCGGTCGGATCGAGCGCGACCGAGCTGCTGGCTTCCCTCGCCTGGGCCGTCGCGCCGGCTGCCGGCAGCAACATCGTCAGCACCGGTCTGGAGTTCCCCAGCACGCTCTACCCGTGGGCGCGCGTCGCGCGCCACACGGGAGCCGAAATCAGGCTCGCCGGCATGAAGGGCGATCATCCGCTGGCCGACGATCTGATCGGTCTGATCGATCGAGGGACCGCCGTCGTCTGCGTCTCCGACGTGATGTACAGCACCGGCCGGCGGCTGGACGTGGCGAGGCTGGCTGAAGCCGCGCACCGGAGCGGAGCCCTGCTCGTCATCGACGCAACGCAGTCGGCCGGCGGGATCCCGATCGACGTCGGGGCGCTCGAGGCCGACGCCCTGATCACCGCCTCCTACAAGTGGCTGTGCGGGCCGTTCGGCGTGGCCGTGATGTATCTCGCGCCCCACCTTCACGAACGGCTCGAGCCGGGGCTCGTCGGATTCCGATCCCATGAGCGGATGTGGGATCTGCGCGCCGATCGACTGAAGCTTCCCCCGAACGCCCACCGTTTCGAGTTCAGCACCATGGCCTACGGGTGCGCGCCGGCCCTCGCCAGCTCGATCGATTACCTGCTGCGCCTCGACGTCGGGCGGATCTTCTCCCGGAACAAGAAACTCGCCGATCTCCTGATCGAGGGGTTACGCGAACGGAATGCCGAAATCCTGTCGCCCACGGACGACGGCGCGCGCTCCTCGATCGTCGCAACCCGGTTCGCCGACACGGACGTGCGGATCCTGGCCGAACGTCTGAACGAAGCCGGGATCGTCGTGTCGGCGCGCAGGAACGTCCTGAGATTCTCCCCGCATCTTTACAACGACGCGGAGGACATCCAGCAGGCGCTCACGGCGATCGATCGCTGCCTGACCTGA
- a CDS encoding tetratricopeptide repeat protein, with protein MRRQDLDGDDAVEPGVARLVDLAHAAGPDGGEDFVRSEPARDVERHDADDYRRFAWCAASGEPQVDGVVMRDRRILDTPGVGFLMADPANDLRKLTSPRLAAAVIGAVGFAVYAGTLGYDFVYDDVNQILENPWIWNPRFLLNFFTKAVWSFKDTGPSNYYRPVQVLLYFLDAQIFGRHPFGFHLTNVLVHAFCSAVAFLLLRRVTGERRAALAAVLFAVHPAHVESVAWIAGSTDVDCALLVFSCLLAWSRAHDASVRRPAALVACSGLLFFLALLAKETAVVTPILALGLLPISSRARPQRVNARWREAAWVMMSFGAALALYVPVRLHALGGLHPLVRHAGFTMPQVVANGLALVPRYLVLAFFPWKLMPDRVFVPVASLLDPAAVMGALILAGALAAAVALGRSAPTATFGIGLLVLPLLPALQVQYVGPSAQADRYLYIPSLGACLLLVEALAWVRRRLTGPVTRNVLAAGCVLVSVTAAAWTMTAATMWRNNESLARAGIALEPRSVIMRLILAHVLDEAGRLDEAYGVARQAIDIDPLDHGAAALAADLRIRSEAKTPESQIAMYQKLLAADPGPSYVWTNLSIACVRAGRYQEAKDAAERALESDPNNTEALLSLGTAKGSLGDFAGQQSEALRLLQIDPGFAQGWLNLGVARLGLGALDQAEADLSHAMDLDPKLARAHLYLSLIASRRTNSQEALRQAELASQLDPSDAEIWNHLGVMLARSGDLEGARSAWERALSIDPGNQSALGNLERLKSGPTRAQPAIRANE; from the coding sequence GTGCGCCGGCAGGACCTTGATGGCGACGATGCGGTCGAGCCGGGTGTCGCGCGCCTTGTAGACCTCGCCCATGCCGCCGGCCCCGATGGGGGCGAGGATTTCGTAAGGTCCGAGCCTGCTCGCGACGTTGAGCGCCATGATGCCGACGATTATAGACGGTTCGCCTGGTGTGCCGCGTCGGGGGAGCCGCAGGTGGACGGAGTTGTCATGAGGGACAGGCGCATCCTCGACACCCCGGGTGTAGGATTTCTCATGGCGGATCCTGCGAATGACCTTCGCAAGCTCACCTCCCCTCGCCTTGCTGCCGCGGTCATCGGCGCCGTGGGATTTGCAGTCTATGCCGGGACTCTTGGCTACGATTTCGTCTACGATGACGTCAATCAGATTCTCGAGAATCCCTGGATCTGGAACCCGCGTTTTCTGCTCAACTTCTTCACGAAGGCCGTCTGGTCGTTCAAGGATACCGGGCCTTCCAACTATTACCGTCCTGTTCAGGTTCTGCTTTATTTCCTGGATGCGCAGATCTTCGGGCGACATCCCTTCGGCTTTCACCTCACGAACGTCCTGGTCCATGCTTTCTGTTCGGCCGTGGCTTTTCTCCTCCTGCGCCGGGTCACCGGAGAGAGACGCGCGGCCTTGGCCGCGGTTCTCTTCGCGGTGCACCCGGCCCATGTCGAATCGGTCGCCTGGATCGCGGGCTCGACCGATGTCGACTGCGCGCTGCTCGTGTTTTCATGCCTGCTGGCCTGGTCCCGCGCACATGACGCGTCCGTGCGTCGCCCGGCGGCCCTGGTGGCGTGTTCGGGGCTTCTGTTTTTCCTCGCCCTCCTGGCAAAGGAGACCGCCGTCGTGACGCCGATCCTGGCGCTCGGTCTGCTTCCCATCAGCTCGCGGGCCCGCCCGCAACGCGTCAACGCCAGGTGGCGCGAGGCGGCGTGGGTCATGATGTCGTTCGGAGCCGCCCTGGCTCTCTACGTTCCTGTTCGCCTGCATGCCTTGGGCGGCCTGCATCCTCTGGTCAGGCACGCGGGCTTCACGATGCCCCAGGTTGTGGCGAACGGTCTCGCCCTGGTGCCACGCTACCTCGTGCTCGCGTTCTTTCCCTGGAAGCTGATGCCGGACCGCGTGTTTGTTCCCGTAGCCAGCCTTCTTGACCCGGCTGCAGTGATGGGGGCACTCATCCTCGCTGGCGCCCTGGCGGCGGCTGTCGCCCTGGGCCGATCCGCGCCAACCGCGACCTTTGGGATCGGCCTTCTCGTGTTGCCGCTCTTGCCGGCGCTGCAGGTCCAGTACGTGGGCCCAAGCGCCCAAGCTGACCGCTACCTGTATATCCCGTCGCTGGGCGCGTGCCTGCTCCTGGTGGAAGCCCTGGCCTGGGTGCGGAGACGTCTCACGGGTCCTGTGACGCGGAACGTTTTGGCCGCGGGGTGCGTCCTCGTCAGTGTGACTGCGGCAGCCTGGACGATGACAGCCGCGACCATGTGGAGGAACAACGAGTCCCTCGCCCGCGCGGGGATTGCGCTCGAGCCGCGATCGGTGATCATGCGCCTCATCCTGGCCCATGTCCTGGACGAAGCGGGCCGCCTCGATGAAGCGTACGGAGTCGCGAGGCAGGCGATTGACATCGACCCTCTCGATCATGGGGCAGCAGCGCTCGCTGCGGACCTGCGGATCCGAAGTGAAGCAAAGACCCCGGAGAGCCAGATTGCGATGTACCAGAAGCTCCTTGCCGCCGATCCAGGGCCGTCTTACGTTTGGACCAATCTCTCGATTGCCTGCGTCCGCGCCGGCCGTTACCAGGAAGCCAAGGATGCCGCGGAACGCGCCCTGGAGTCCGATCCAAACAACACGGAGGCCCTTCTGAGCCTCGGAACGGCGAAGGGGAGTCTCGGAGATTTTGCAGGACAGCAATCGGAGGCGCTTCGCTTGCTGCAGATCGACCCGGGCTTTGCGCAGGGGTGGTTGAACCTCGGTGTTGCGCGACTCGGTCTGGGCGCCCTTGATCAAGCCGAGGCGGATCTGAGCCACGCCATGGATCTCGACCCCAAACTCGCTCGGGCCCACCTCTACCTTTCATTGATCGCTTCACGCCGAACGAACTCCCAGGAGGCCCTGCGGCAGGCCGAGCTCGCCTCCCAGCTCGATCCTTCCGACGCCGAAATCTGGAACCACCTCGGAGTGATGCTGGCGCGGTCGGGAGACTTGGAAGGTGCTCGCAGCGCCTGGGAACGAGCGCTATCGATCGATCCCGGCAACCAATCCGCCCTGGGAAACCTCGAGCGTCTCAAAAGCGGCCCAACGAGGGCCCAGCCCGCTATCCGGGCGAACGAGTGA
- a CDS encoding non-heme iron oxygenase ferredoxin subunit, which translates to MATFQRVAAVTDLPPGKSMAVQVGGQKIALFNVGGTFYAIGDTCTHRGGPLSEGTIEGTTVICPWHGACFELGSGKNLTPPAPAAVPAYRVRIEGTDLQVEIS; encoded by the coding sequence ATGGCCACTTTCCAAAGAGTTGCGGCGGTGACGGACCTGCCTCCCGGCAAGAGTATGGCCGTTCAGGTGGGTGGACAGAAGATCGCCCTGTTCAATGTGGGCGGGACCTTCTATGCGATCGGGGACACCTGCACTCACCGCGGAGGCCCTCTGTCAGAAGGAACGATTGAGGGGACCACCGTGATCTGCCCATGGCACGGAGCCTGCTTCGAACTGGGCAGCGGCAAGAACCTGACGCCGCCCGCGCCGGCCGCGGTGCCTGCCTATCGCGTGCGCATCGAGGGGACCGACCTCCAGGTCGAGATCTCCTGA
- a CDS encoding YceI family protein, which produces MKTVLLAAGISLFATGVHSQQQAVDTKQSTLSIHVGKAGIFSGLGHEHDIRGPIHIGRVVTGAHPSVEVHVDARALKVIDKDEPEKDRAAVQKTMLGPQVLDSERFNDIIYKSASAEPTGEGQWVVHGDLTLRGRSRPVNVQVRLKDGHYIGEAVVKQTDFGIKPPGKMGVRAADEVRIEFDVLLAR; this is translated from the coding sequence ATGAAGACCGTCCTCCTGGCAGCAGGGATCTCGCTTTTCGCGACAGGCGTCCACTCTCAACAGCAGGCCGTCGACACGAAGCAGTCCACCCTGAGCATTCACGTGGGGAAGGCCGGAATCTTCTCGGGGCTGGGTCACGAACACGATATCCGCGGCCCCATCCACATCGGCAGAGTGGTGACCGGCGCCCATCCGTCCGTCGAGGTGCACGTCGATGCGCGCGCCCTGAAGGTGATCGACAAGGACGAACCCGAAAAGGATCGTGCGGCCGTGCAGAAGACGATGCTGGGCCCCCAGGTGCTCGACAGCGAGCGGTTCAATGACATCATCTACAAGTCCGCCTCGGCCGAGCCCACCGGCGAGGGGCAATGGGTCGTGCACGGCGACTTGACGCTCCGCGGCAGGAGCAGGCCGGTGAACGTGCAGGTGAGGCTGAAGGACGGCCATTACATCGGCGAAGCCGTCGTCAAGCAGACCGATTTCGGCATCAAGCCGCCCGGGAAGATGGGCGTCCGGGCCGCGGACGAGGTCCGGATCGAGTTCGACGTTCTGCTCGCTCGTTGA